The following proteins are encoded in a genomic region of Vigna radiata var. radiata cultivar VC1973A unplaced genomic scaffold, Vradiata_ver6 scaffold_7, whole genome shotgun sequence:
- the LOC106753790 gene encoding photosynthetic NDH subunit of subcomplex B 2, chloroplastic, which yields MASFLSLSLPKLNLIKASSAANTSTVTFPTADSLTEKFGRKGIKFFDSDNIPIVELTIRNGSSLRLSIPDAHVTSYRPKVHWKDDGFEEALFTIPATESGPYKAKGGVGLVMNEVLQPGAKGLLPSTLDWTVTDVDSDAIDALQVELSCASRFFELTYIVTLYPVSMATAVVAKNLGPKPATLTNAILSHFRSKTRAGTAVQGLRSCSYIPHSPPSSPFQILTPSEATLFEPPRWFSFGAEPEVKFGTWGKQDLTMTLLENKMSRVYSAPPEERLKTFYNTPPSKYETIDQGREIFFRVIRMGFEDIYLSSPGSLSKKFGKGYFICTGPASLLLPVTVNPGEEWRGAQVIEHDNLT from the exons ATggcttcttttctttccttatcTCTTCCCAAGCTCAACTTAATAAAGGCCTCCTCAGCAGCAAACACTTCTACGGTCACTTTTCCCACTGCTGACTCACTCACTGAGAAATTTGGCAGAAAAGGCATCAAGTTCTTCGACTCTGATAACATCCCCATTGTGGAGCTCACTATCAGAAATGGAAGCTCCTTGAGGCTAAGTATTCCTGATGCTCATGTCACATCATACAGACCAAAAGTTCATTGGAAAGACGATGGTTTCGAGGAGGCTCTTTTCACAATTCCTGCAACTGAATCTGGTCCATACAAGGCCAAAGGTGGCGTTGGTTTGGTCATGAATGAAGTTCTTCAACCTGGAGCCAAAGGGTTACTCCCTTCTACTTTAGACTGGACTGTTACTGATGTTGACTCTGATGCCATTGATGCTCTCCAG GTTGAATTGAGCTGCGCTAGCAGATTCTTTGAACTGACATACATTGTGACTCTGTATCCTGTGAGCATGGCCACTGCAGTGGTGGCTAAGAACTTAGGCCCGAAGCCTGCTACTCTAACGAACGCTATACTAAGCCATTTTCGATCTAAGACAAGAGCTGGAACAGCAGTTCAAGGCCTGAGAAGCTGCTCATATATCCCTCACTCTCCTCCATCTTCTCCCTTTCAGATCTTGACTCCATCTGAAGCTACGTTATTTGAGCCTCCTAGATGGTTTTCCTTTGGTGCCGAACCTGAAGTCAAGTTTGGCACATGGGGTAAGCAAGATTTGACTATGACCCTCCTTGAGAATAAGATGAGTAGAGTTTATTCTGCACCTCCAGAGGAAAGATTAAAGACATTCTATAATACCCCTCCTTCCAAGTATGAAACCATTGACCAG GGACGTGAGATTTTCTTTAGGGTGATAAGAATGGGTTTTGAGGATATTTATTTATCAAGCCCTGGTTCCTTGTCAAAGAAATTTGGAAAGGGGTACTTCATCTGTACTGGTCCTGCTTCATTACTGCTGCCTGTAACTGTGAATCCTGGTGAAGAATGGAGAGGGGCACAGGTGATTGAACATGATAATTTAACATGA